The Streptomyces nigra genome includes the window GATGTTCCGGCGCAGGCGCTCGCCCGGTCCGAACTCCTCGTTCTCGCGCGCGTAGCGCAGGCCGCGGTCGTGGTGGTCCCGGAGCAGATGGGAGACCTCATGCACCCAGACACCAGCCAGCTCCTCGACCGGGGTGCGGGCCACGAAGCCGGGGGAGACGTAGCAGCGCCAGTGCGCGTCGACGGCCATCGTCGGCACGGAGGAGTCCTCGACGACGTGCAGCGCGAAGAGCGCGACGGCGAGATACGGCCGCACCTCCACCGCGTGCAACCGCGCGGCCAGCAACTTCTCCATGTCGAGCGGCAGCCCGGGCGGGTTGTCCGGTGCACGCCGCCCGGCCGGGACCGCGGGCACGGTGACCCGTACGGGGCGCGGCGGCGGAGGCGGAGCCATCGGCCGGGGGACGGGCGGCGGGGCGGCGGCCTTCGGCGCCCGCCCGACGCCCGCGATCCTCGTCATCGGCGTGCTTGCGGTGCTTACGGTTCCGGTCGCCGGCGCGCCTGTGGCGCTCGGGTTCCTCGTCCCCGGTGCAGTGGCGGCGTCCGTGTTCCCGGTCTTCGGTGGGCCTGAGGTGCTCGGGTTTCTCGTCCCCGGTGCAGTGGCGGCGTCCGTGTTCCCGGTCTTCGGCGTACCTGTGGTGCCGGCGTTCCCGGTCATCGGCGCATCCGGGGCGCCCACAAGCCCGCCCCCGGCGCCCCTGTGGCGCCCACACCCCCCGTCACCGACCCACCCGCGGCGCCTTCGCCCCCGCCACCGACCGTTCCGCCCGCTCCGACAGGCCGACGATCGCTGCCAGTCGCTCCACCGCCTCCGGGACCTCCCAGTCGTCCCGTCGTACCGCGGCCAGGGCCTTCGCCGGGGCCACCAGGAGGTCCGGCGCGCCGGTCTCCAGGGCGCGGACCAGTACCGCCCAGCCGGCCTCCCAGCGCCGGCGCTCCGGGCGGGCTCCGACGGCGGCCACCACCGCCTCCAGCGCGGCCTGACGGAGGTCACCGCGCTCGGGCAGTTCGGCGTTGGCCGGGTCGGCGAGCAGCAGTTCGGGGTCCGGCAGGTCCATCCGGTCGAGGTGGGCGAGGAGTTCGAGGCCCGCACCGTCGCCCACCGCGCCCCGCACCAGCAGCGCCAGCACGTCCCGGGACACCCCGGCCGCCGTGCCGAAGGCCAGCAGGGTCAGCGCCGCCTCCCAGCTGCGGGGCGAGGGCCAGGCCCCGCCGCGCCGCGTCTCGCTGTTCGGCAGCCGGTGGATCAGCGTCGGCCGGGCCTCCAGGAAACCGCAGACGGCACGCCGGGCGAGGGCCACCGCCTCCGCCAGCCGCCCGGGGTCCAGGTGCGGCAGCTCGGCACGGGGCCAGACCCCGCCGAGACCGCGTACCACGACGTCCTTGTCGTGCACCCAGTACAGGTGCACGAACCGGTTGGCCAGCGGCGGGCTCAGCTCCCACCCGTCGGCCGCCGAGGCGCGCGGGTTGGCGGCGGCGACGATCCGTACACCGGGCGGCAGTTGGAGGGCGCCGACCTTGCGCTCCAGGACGACCCGCAGCAGCGCGGCCTGCACGGCAGGGGTCGCGGTGGACAGCTCGTCCAGGAAGAGCAGGCCCCGCCCGGCCCGCACCAGCTCCACGGCCCACTGCGGCGGAGCCATCGGCACCCCGCGCACCGCCGGGTCGTCGCCCACGATGGGCAGTCCGGAGAAGTCGGTGGGCTCGTGGACGCTGGCGATCACGGTGGTCAGCGGAAGGTCGAGGGAGGCGGCGAGCTGGGTCAGGGCCGCGGTCTTGCCGATGCCCGGTTCGCCCCAGAGCAGGACCGGCAGATCGGCCGCGACCGCGAGGGTGAGCGCTTCGAGCTGCTCGTCGGGACGGGGCTCGGTGGTGGTGGTCCTGAGCAGCGTCAGGAGGTCGTCGG containing:
- a CDS encoding AAA family ATPase encodes the protein MTSAALLPTVDSQLTLADDLLTLLRTTTTEPRPDEQLEALTLAVAADLPVLLWGEPGIGKTAALTQLAASLDLPLTTVIASVHEPTDFSGLPIVGDDPAVRGVPMAPPQWAVELVRAGRGLLFLDELSTATPAVQAALLRVVLERKVGALQLPPGVRIVAAANPRASAADGWELSPPLANRFVHLYWVHDKDVVVRGLGGVWPRAELPHLDPGRLAEAVALARRAVCGFLEARPTLIHRLPNSETRRGGAWPSPRSWEAALTLLAFGTAAGVSRDVLALLVRGAVGDGAGLELLAHLDRMDLPDPELLLADPANAELPERGDLRQAALEAVVAAVGARPERRRWEAGWAVLVRALETGAPDLLVAPAKALAAVRRDDWEVPEAVERLAAIVGLSERAERSVAGAKAPRVGR